The Edaphobacter flagellatus sequence CGCGTGGCGACCGCAGCCTGTTCTATCGCGCGGAACGAGCAGAGTGGTCGAAGCGGCTGGATATCGCTCTGGCCTTGCTCGATCGAAATGACTCAGTGGAGGACATGGAATCGGCATTGGCTGAAGAATCGGAGTCTGCCCATGAAGATGAATGAGACTTCGATGCCGATAGTAAACCAAGCCTCCATAGAGGCTACATCTCCAGGATTACCCATCGTTTCAGTACGGGCTTTTATCGAAGCGACACGCGACTCTGGGTACAAGAGCACGTCGGCGGCCATCGCAGAGCTCGTAGATAATGCCATCGAAGCGAATGCAGAGCAAATCACAATCAGCATTGTCGAAACATTTATAGCGGGCAGCCGGACGATCTCCATTAGTGTGCTCGACAACGGCTCGGGTATGCCGAGGCAGGTCTTGGAATTGGCGCTTCAGTTTGGAGGGAGCACTCGGTTCGGATCACGAAAGGGCCTAGGACGATATGGAATGGGGCTGCCCAACGGTTCTCTAAGCCAGGCGCGCAGAGTGGAAGTCATCTCGTGGGAGAGACCGGACGAAGTCTGGATGTCTTACCTAGACGTGGATGAGATCGTAATTGGCAAGATTACGAGCATACCCGCACCGGTTAAGCTATCTCCAGAAGCGCTTGGCGTGGACGAGGCCAGCGGCACGTTGGTCACGCTCAGCCGGTGCGACCGGCTGGACTTCAAACGGGCGAACAAGCTGGTGTCCAGGCTAAAGCTCGATCTTGGTCGGCTGTTCCGCTGTTATCTCGTTCAGGGCGGGCGGATTTCCATCAACGGGGAGCGTCTGGCTCCCGTTGATCCGACCTTTCTGATGCCACGCGGCGCCGAGCCACAGGCGAAGCCCTATGGTCCGCCCTCCGTGTATGGGGTCCGAGTTGTTGATCCAGTCACGGGCGAGGAGCGCACCGCAACAGTAAAGGTTATTTTTGCGGAGCTGCCGCTCGAAGCCTGGCATGGCCTATCCAACGAAGAAAAGAACCGACGTGGGATCGCTAAGGGCGCTGGAGTCGCAATATTGCGTGCTGGACGTGAGATCGATTACGGCTGGTACTTTATGGGCAGTAAGCGCCGTGAGAATTATGACGATTGGTGGCGCTGCGAGATCAGCTTCCCTCCGGAATTGGACGAGCTGTTCGGCGTAACACACACCAAACAACGAATCCGTCCTGATGAACGCATCGTTGCACTCTTATCCCCTGATATTGAGCGCACTGCGAGAGAACTAAGCAATCGGGTACGTAGGCTGTATGCCGCCATACGAGCTCAAGAGCCACGTGACCGGATGTTGGAAGGTTTCTCGCGGAAAGACTTCCTCTTAGAACCTCCCCCGGCGCGTTCGATGCGTCGAGCAAATGCAGCAGACGGTTCGCCTCATATGCCGAGGACTATGCCGCCAGGAATGTCCTACAGGATCGAGGAAATTCCGATGGAAAGCCGCATGTTTTATGAGCCGATTCAGAAAGGGACAGGACTCACCCTCGCATTGAACGAGAACCATACGTTCTACAAAAAAATCATCAGCAGACTTGAACAGGAGCTACCAAACCATGATCTTCGACGCTGTATCGAGATGCTTCTTGTAGCAGCCGCACGGTCGGAGGTGATCCTCGGAGGGCAGCGGGAACGTGAGACAATGAAGAGATTCCGCCAGTCCTGGAGCGATTCACTTGTGGCCTTCTTGACTTGAAGGACAAATGACTTTGCTTGCAGTTAAATCAGACGTTTTGGAGTTTGATCGCGAATCCCTTCCCGCCGAGATTGACGAGTTCTTCGTACAGACGGCGGCTGCCCTGCGGCGTGCCGAAGACCCGGCGTCGCGCGCAGCGTCCATTTTCCGTCTCCGTACATCCATAAATGGGCATCATAAGCCTGCCTCCGTCAAGGCTCTTCGTTCGATCCTCTTTCGCCACGTTCTGCTGGATCTTCTGAACCAGGGTTGGTCGGTCGCGCTTTCCCGGAAACGGGTCTGCCTGAAACCGGGTGACACCTCGAATGAAGACCCTAAACAGGCCAAGGAGAGAATCCGCCAACAACATCTGCAGGAGCGGGATGCTCAGCTTCGGGAGCCGTCTGTCCGAGATTTTATTAAGCAGATGGAACGGCGGAGGCTTACCTCCCAAGGCTGGCATTCGATCTTTTCGGTCATGCGAGATGGCGAAGAGCTTGCGCAAAAGCTGCAGGCGGCAACGAGCAAGACTGATCCAGCAGAACGCGAAGAAGCTTTAGCGAGTTGTGTCGATCCGTATCTGCAATATGTAGAACCAAAGGAAATCTGCACCGAAACCGGCCTTAGGCTTGGTGACATCTGGCGGTATTTCCGTCATACATGGACGAACTCGTACAGGAGTGTTCCTGGTCGAAGCATGGCGCTGCTGATTCGAGACCGGGCTGCCGCAAACCATCCAGTCATTGGCATTGCGGCCTTAGGAAGCTCAGTGGTACAGCAGTCTGTCCGCGATGCTTGGATCGGTTGGGACGCGGCTGGAATCGTCGAAACCTTTTGCTCTGCGCCAACCAAGGCTACGGTGCGATGGTTTTGCGAACGGGTAGATACACAGATTCAGGCTCTCTATAAGAAAGACCTGCTCCGTGACAAACTCATCACCAGCGCACAAGTTCGCAAGCCAACTGAGATCGATATAGAGCGGCTACTGCATGAATCAGATGCAGCAATCAAGCGGCATCGGCTTTATCCAGATAAGGAAACGCTCAAGCTGAGTGCAGAGAACGCTCCATGGAAGAAGGTCACAGCGACAGATTTGTATCGCAGCAAGCGCTGTAAGCAATTGGCGATTCTGTTGTCGATCCGGAAGACAATTCTTGATGTCGGCTTAGAAGCGCTTCCGTTGAGAGAGCTGCGTTCTGTGATGCAGACAGCGAAGATGCGACGCGCTGTGACGCAGTTGTTCCGCCAGATCAAGGCAGAGCGGGTGGGCATCTGCATGATGGACATCACCGTCTGCGGAGCGATTGCGCCGTATAACGCAATCTTAGGTGGGAAACTGGTGTGCCTGATGCTATGCAGCCCAGAACTGGTGAGCATCTATCAAAAGCGTTATTCCAAACAGGTGAGCGTGATTGCGTCGGCCATGGCAGGCGCAAAAGTAGTGCGAAGCCCAAAGCTATCTTTGCTCTGCACCACGAGCTTGTATGGCGGAGGATCAAGCCAGTACAACCGCCTCAAGGTACCCGCCGGATCATTTGGCAATCTTCCGGCGCAGGACATTTCCTACATTGAACTTGGTATGAGCGAAGGATTCGGTTCCTACCACTTCAGCAAGGAGACGATCCGTTCAGCAGACGCACTTCTCGGACGGCTCGAACATGGTAGGAAGGTGAATAGCATCTTTGGCGAGGGGGTCAATCCTCTGATGCGAAAGATGCGGGAGGCTCTAACGGAAGTCGGCCTTCCCAGTGAGATGTTATTGAAGCATGGGAATCGGCGCATTGTTTATGGCGTGCCCCTTGCCTCGAACTTCAGTGACGTTCTCATGGGTCTATCAGATCGTCCCAAATATACTCTTCCGTTGAAAAACGCGACGCAGGAAACCGCGAACCTAGGTCAGTTCTGGCGGACTCGATGGCTATCAAATCGAATTATGCGTGAAGGTATCCTTGAAGAAGTTGCCCAGCATAAGCTTTCCTTCCCGGTGCACCATGGGGCGATGGTCCAGATACCGGATGAAGAGAGCCCAGAAGAGGGAGACTTTTCGCTTCGCCTCAATTCATAGTTGCTTTTGAAAGGAGAGCGATGTTTCGCTTATGAGCCGTCGGCTAGCTCCGGAGGGAGTCAAGAGAAATATCACCAAGCGAGGCTACGCCCGCGATGAGGAGAGAGACGATGCGTTTCGCCAAATAATTCGTTCCATTCCGCGAGGGCGAGTATCAACCTATGCGCGGGTTGCCGAAGCTGCTGGCTATCCGTTATTCCATCGGGCGGTAGCTAGGCTTCTCCGGAAGGACACGCTTACCTCTCTCCCTTGGCAGAGAATCGTGGGTTCTGGAGGAGAGATTCGGTTGAAGGGTGAGTTTGCGGAGGAACAGCGACTGCGTTTGAGAATGGAAGGTGTTCAATTTCATGGTGAGCGCGTAAACATGGGCATCTATCAACACGAGCTACGCAGATGGGAGGTTTTGGATTGATCGATAGGGCCAATCTTGCGTTTTCATTCGCTCGCCGGATAGCCATAGTCCCGCAGCCGCTTGCGACATAAGTCCAGTTCGTCACTGGTAAAGAGAGGATGCCATCGTGCATTGTTGAGAATGACAGCCTCGACAGTGAGATCAAGCCGTTGTCGCTGCCAAAGAGCTGTATATCCTTCCGATACCTGCGGTGCATGGAGGAGATACTTGGCCGTCGCGAGTCCGCCCTCATCGTGAATCATCGTTAAGAATCGACTGGCTTTGTACTTAACTTCGGAAAGCGCTCGCCGGTAGACCTCTACCATCGCCTCTTCGAACTCCATCACAAGTCTTGCTTTGTCCATAGGAAACCATTCTATGTGCCCGGTTCTTGCCTGAACCGTTTCTTCGTTGCCCCAGCGATGCTCCGGGCATTCTCGTTCGTTTCTAATCTACCGGCCAATCCCGAATCCTTCTATCTCAATGCTCGGCATCTTTTGCTCCGTAGGGGTAACTCCGGCCCCGAGAGATGATGGGTCGAGGTCTTTGCCTAATGCGTTCCTATCCAGCGAAATCTCTCTGCCTCGCGAGATGAAGATAGCGAGATCATTTGTTTGGAGGGTGAGGAGCGCGAACTGACGTTGATGTTGAGAAAGTACATTGCTGTCTCCGGTGACGAGAACACGGTGCATTGAGCGCGGTAGGTCTTCTGTCGCGTATCCGTACTCGATGTGCCGGGTCTGCGCTTGGGAGAGAGCAGCAGACTTACCCTGATCGCTACGCACCATCAGCGAACGGTCCTCTCCTATTCGTTCGATCGTGGCAAAGTCACCCTTGCGAATACCAATTTCCTGCGCCGTCGCGGTAAAACGGATGCGCTCACCTTCGGAGACATCGCGCATCTCTTCCCGGAAGACATGCGCCTGGCTGGTCAAGCCCCTTACCAACGCAGGGTTATAGCTGACTTCACTTCCATCGAGTGAGGCAACGGTGAGCCGGTTGGTTTTCGCATCGACGGTTAGTACGGTTACGGTACTGTTGTCGGCGATGCCGAGTTCGGCACTACCTACTTTGTAATGAATCTGGTCACCAGCGGCGTAGTTCGCCGCGAGACGAGGATTGCCAAAGCGCTGTTCGACCCACACAGGAAGCTGATGGCTTTCCGCGGAGAGCCGTCCCTGCTGGCGGAGTTCATCACGGATAAGCTGCGTCAGTTCTTTACGTTCACCTGCATCCGGCGCGACGACTAAGGCGCGGTCCTGCTGCGAAGCATAAGCCAGAGCGACTGCGGCTAAGCGGTGTTCTGCGCTAGCGTATTCATGGACACGACCATCCTGCTGGAGGATGGTCGTAGCGGTGGCGGGATCATTCTCACGGAAAGCGGAGACGGCACGCTCTACCTCGCTCTTCTTCGGAGGTTGCGCGAGGTCGACGGCTGCTGTCTTCGAGATATCGGTGGCGAGACGATTGCCTAGACGCGCGGCGTCGTTGGTATAGATGTGGGCGTCGTGCGACGCACGCGAGATGGCAACGTATGCCAGCCGTGTGTTCACCAACCCGCGCGGGCCCCCGGTATCGAAATGAGCCAGCACACGCTCTGAAGTGAGGCCCTGCGAGCTATGCGAGGTCACGGCATACCCATGATCGTACTGCCGGACCGTTTCGGTATCGAAAGTGAGCGTCCGCTTGTCTTTACCGTCGATACGCACTGTCATGCGTCTGTCTTCGATACGTTCGATGGTGGCAAGGTCGCGGTTGGCAACGCTCAACTCTTTCAGCGGCGCGGTGAACTGGATACGGTCTCCAGTGGCAAACGCGCGCTCCTGCTCGCGGAAGACATTTACCCCTCGTAGGCGCCGCGGATCGTAGGCCACAACCTCTCCATCGGCGCGCTTAACCGTCAATAGGTTTGCCTTGGCATCGACAGCCTTGACTGTAGTAAAGCTGCCGCGCTCGATGCCCAGTTCCTTGCTTCCGGTGTTGTACTGAACCACGTCGCCGATGCTGTACCGAGCCGCCCAGGTACGGTCGGCTCCAGTCATGTCAGAACGATGGGAGAGGGTACGAAACATCCTGCCATCGTCTTTCAACTTGCCCGTCTGCAACAACTCGGCGCGGATGGCCTCGTTGATCTCCTGACGGCTCTTGTTATCAGGAGAGACGACGAGTGTGTTCTCCGGACTGGCCGCATAATCCTTGGCGATGGCGGCGATGCGGTCACTCCGAGCCAGCAACTCGGTGATGCGGCCCTGCTCTTGCAGCAACGCGATGCCTTGCTGCGTTTCGGCCTTCGCAAGGTGCTCCACAGCTTTTAGGAGTGAAGGATCTTTCTGTCTCATGATGCGGTCAAGCTGGGCGGTGCGCATCCCGGCCTCCTGCATCTGTTGGAACGGACGACCGGCGTCTACGCCCTGATGCTGAGCGGTGTCACCGATGACCAGCACCCGGTCCTGCGGTTGCAATTTTTGCAGAAAGTCGCGCATCTGTTTGGTACTGGCAAGGCTCGATTCATCGAGCATGTAGAGGTGACCCGATTGCTGCTCACGGGATAAGTCCATCTTCCGTGCAAGGAAGCTCTGCAACGTAGAGGCGTCGATGCCAGCCTCACGGAGTTGGGCTGCTGCGCGGGACGTGGGTGCAAATCCCTCGACAATGAACCCACTCTTTTCTGCACCCTCGCGAATGGAAAAAAGCACTGAGGTCTTGCCCGATCCTGCCCGCCCCTGCAAACCGTGGATACGGTCGGGCGAGTTCAACACCTCTTCGATGACGCGCTTCTGGGAGTCATTCAGGAAGGTGTGCGACTGTGCCTGACGCTGTGCGTCTTCGGCACTCATGATCGGCTGAACGGTGTTCTTGGCGCCGCGAACGTATTCGATGTTGGCGCGTTCGGCGGCGATGGTTTCCGACGTGGTGAAGCGCGGGCTGGAGGCATGTTTGTGGGATTCCACCGAGAGGAAATCTCCCCGTTGCCGCCGCGCCTCGAATTCGGCGCGGACCTGGGGATAGGTGGTATTTCCCATACCGCGCCGTAAGGCATCACGGAGCAAAAGGCGCTCGTCCAGCACAGCCTCGCGCTCATACAGGCTGCTGCGAGCATAGGTTACAGCCTCCCGCGCATGAGCGGTGCGGTCAGGTGTATGGCTCTGCACCTGTGCCCGTTCACGGGCTTCGGCCACGATGCGCTGTGGTTGGTTGCCGTACTCGGCAGCGATCTCCCGATGCGCCGCCAGGACCTCGGCAGGCGACATCGCCTGCTTCTTCTCGCGGGTGGACCGCGCCGCGATCTCAGCCGCCTCTGGTCCAGAGACGCCGCGCTTTTCCATCTCTTCCTTGATCTTCTCGCGACGCAGGCTGGAGGCTTTCAAATAGTCCGCTGAATAGGACTTGATTTCAGGTGCTCCACTTTCGCCCGGTTCGATCTCATATCCGAGGCCACGTAGGCGGTACATCAATTCCGACTGATACACCGCCGTCACGAAGTTCTGGCTCTCAAAGAACGGTTGTTCTTGTAAGGCCCGCGTCGTGCCACCGGTGCGTTGGGTCACATTGAAGATGACGGCATGAGTGTGGAGTTGCGGAGCGGCGTAGCCATCAACCGGACGTGCGGTGTCGTGCTCGAACTTCGCTGCCAGGAACCTGCCCGTTTGTTCCGCTGGTTTATTTCCGCCCAGACGGGCGTGCGTGTACTTCTCCAACTCATCCAAAGCCGCCGTCACGGCTGCACGATGGGCTTCGCGGATACGATCGTCGCCTCCCACGAGGGCGGTCAACGAAACAGACTTCGTGGGTGCAAACATCGCATCCCATCCGGCACGGTGAGCCACGGCCTTCGTCGTAGAGCCATCGGGATTCTTGTATTCGGTAGCGATACGATGGCGCACCATCTGTTCGCCTGTCACCGGATGCTTGCCTTCGGTGAGGCGGGAGAACTCCAGGGCGGAGACCTCGCCGGAGACACCCATGGATTCGGCGAGCTTACCTTGCCATTCGCCTATCACCTGATCGCCCTGGGCGTAGTAGCTCTGCGTGGGCGAGGTGTAATCGAGCTTGTGATAGGTCTGCGCCTGGGTCGCGTTCAGAGGTTTGGAGATGTCGAGCATAGCCTATGTCTCCCGGATCAAAGCAGGACCTACCGCCTGTTCTTCTTCAAGTTCTTCATCCTCTGAAGGGCTAGGTGTTAGCTCTTCTGCCTGCTGCACGGCAGCGGGTGTAGGCCATGCAATCGGAGCACGTTCTTTATCGTGTGGACCGTCACTTTCGGTCGCCGGAGGGGTGTCTTCCTTCTCCTGGGATTCTTGCTCTGGCGTGGGTGCTGGCACATTCTGCTCCAACGTGTCCGGGTTAAAGCGCAGTCCGCCTGCGGTCTTCCGTGGCAGGAAACCGGGCGTGGGCGTCGGCAGGTCCATGTAGTCAAAAGCGAACCGCGCCACGCTGTTACCCAGTTTGAGATAGGCGTGTCTGTCGTCGAGACCGGATATCTCGGAACCCATGACCAGAGGTTCGATCTGACGTTCCACGGTGAAGTTGTGCCCGGAGCGCGTACCGTCGAATTTCGTTTCCTTCAGCCGCTCGATCTCCACCTTACCGATCGCCTCGGATATCCACTCGGCGGCCTTTGGTTCGGCGGTCTTCATGAAGATTTTGGTGGCAGGCTGGGACAGCATCACTTCGGCAAGATGACCATAGATGACCTCAAGCTGGGCCTTGCCCTGAAAGCCGAGGATGAGCGGGTTCTTGGACTTCCTGTTCTCCGTAATGGCGGTATGAAGCTGCGGCAACCGCTGCAAGCTGGCCAACTCATCGATGACAAACCATACCGGCTTTTGGCCGGGCTGTGGGGTAGTCAGCAGCCGCATCACCAGCAGATCAATCCAAAGCGAATGTAGCGGTCGTAGCGTGTCTCGTTCAGGCGGTCGAGAGGTAATGAAGATCCACCCTCGACGCGTCTTCGACCAAGTGCGCGCGTTCCAAACGGCACGCTTTTCGTCACGCTCCGGAAGCATGCGAAATGACTTTGCGACCAATCCAAGCGAAGAAAGAACACCCGCCCGCTGAGGGCCGGCCTTCCTATCGATATAGAAGGCCATCTCCGTCCCCTCTACCATCTTCATCAACTCTGTATCGCTCGACATCCACGCGGCAAGCTGGTGCGGTGTCGGGCCGCGCTTCAACAGATGGGCGAAGATTTGGGCGGGCGTTTCGTGGAAAAACTCATCGATCTTGTCCGTCTTCGGTGCATACAGAGACGTGGCAATGGCATAGGCTTCATCCTCCGATTCCAACTCTTGTGCCGGTCCCCAATAAGGGCATCGGGCATCGAGCGGATTGAGCACGATGTCTCCACGTTGGGCGTCATAGAATCGCTGAATGTATTCACACGCCGGGTCATAGACGATGGCGGAATCACCCCGACCTCTGATCTGGCGAAGGCACTGCATGATGAGCTGCGTCTTGCCAACACCCGTATCGCCCATGAGTTGGAGATGCTGTGCTTCCTTATGCAGTGGAATCCGCATCATCCGACCGGATTCCGTGGTCTTAAAACCCAGACCATCGCCCTTCTGAGCCTTGTTGAACTCGGTTGGATCGAGCATCCGAGGACCGCGAAGGACGCGGCCGTACTTCATCTCTTTGAAGCGCCGAATGTCCTTCGGAACAGCCAAAGCAAGCAAGACTGCAAGGCATAATCCGCCCTCGATCATGCTGACAGAGAATATTCGCCAGGGGCTTGCGCCACCGTAAACGACATCATGCTGCCACCGGTACATCGAGGCGTCGGCCAGCCTCTCTGCGGGGCCGCGAAACGGAAAACGATACCCCTGAGCATAAGCAAGTTCGGACAGGGCGAACGGCATCCTTTTGCCCTTCGGCAGCGTCATCTCACCCTCAGCGAAGTCGATGGGCATTGCGAGACGCGGCTTCGCTTTTGAGCCTCCGAGATACAGTAGCCGGTAGCTCTGGTGGGCATGGAAGGCGCTACCGACACCAGCCCGCGCATAGTCTGTCATGTACGCCTTCTGGAGCGGCGGGAGTTGGAAAGCATATCGCTCCCAGGCAAAGAACAGCGTCAGCAAGAACGCTCCCGCAACGGCGCAATAGCTCATCAGCGGAACGTGCGGCGGCCAAATGATCGTCTCTTTTCTACCCCATTGTGTTGCCATCGGAGGTCTCCTTTTCTGCGGTCCGCTTGTACTGCTGCATGACCTCTTGGGCGGCCTTATGTTTCTCCTTCCGCACCATCGTCATAGCTTCGGTAATCCACGCTGGAGATACCTTCTCTCCGAGAGCCAGTGGCTTCAGAAGGTTGACTAGCAACATGCGCGTGGCGATCAGTTCTGTGAACAGTGCTGTTCGCATAGTCTTTCCAGCCGCATCGAGAAGCACCTCGCGGGACCACTCGCGAGCAGTCATGCCCGCGGCTTGAGCGGCGTCTTCTATCGCTGCCACCTCATCGCAGGTGAACCTCGTAGCAAAGCTTTCGCTACGAGCTGACCGGGTGCGGTGGGGTGAAAGCCTCGACTGGATAGTAGAGTTCCGATTCATTGCGCACCTCCTGAGAGAGCGGTTCCATTTGCAACCGGAATGGGTTCCATTCGGAACCGCCGATCGCATAAGCACTGCGTTTTCTGCATGGTTCCAACCGGAACCATTTGCACCTCAAAACACGCCCATCCGAGGGATGGAGTGTCAATCTTCTTCCCGTGCGCAGCACGGTTGTGGCTTTGCCACACATTTAGCGGCGGGATCATGCCTTCGACGCCACCACAGATGCAGGTGCTTGTGCAGGCGAAGATGCCGAAGAAACAGGCTTGCGTGCGGGCCGCTCGGAGGCATCATTTGCAGTGGCGCGGCGAACGCGAAGTGTCGGCGTAATCCGTTGTGCTTCCGGGGTACGAAGGAACTCCTGGAACTCGCGATCCTTGGAGAAGACATAGGCGAGCGCCTGTTCGACAACATCGTTCGCTGAAGCCTTGATGAATGCGGCATACTGATCGACCTGCATTGCCGTCGAATCAGTGAGTCGAATGGAAGCGCTGAGATGTTTGGTCTGGATGACTTCGAGTAGTGGCATTTTCTTCTCCTTGAGTGATGGTGGTTTAGGCAATCTTTTTGCGAACAACCATGCGCTGTGCGGTGGCGGCAATCTCCCGCGAACGGGCGGAGCAGAGTGCAGCGGGGAGATCGTTCTCGCGG is a genomic window containing:
- a CDS encoding ATP-binding protein gives rise to the protein MKMNETSMPIVNQASIEATSPGLPIVSVRAFIEATRDSGYKSTSAAIAELVDNAIEANAEQITISIVETFIAGSRTISISVLDNGSGMPRQVLELALQFGGSTRFGSRKGLGRYGMGLPNGSLSQARRVEVISWERPDEVWMSYLDVDEIVIGKITSIPAPVKLSPEALGVDEASGTLVTLSRCDRLDFKRANKLVSRLKLDLGRLFRCYLVQGGRISINGERLAPVDPTFLMPRGAEPQAKPYGPPSVYGVRVVDPVTGEERTATVKVIFAELPLEAWHGLSNEEKNRRGIAKGAGVAILRAGREIDYGWYFMGSKRRENYDDWWRCEISFPPELDELFGVTHTKQRIRPDERIVALLSPDIERTARELSNRVRRLYAAIRAQEPRDRMLEGFSRKDFLLEPPPARSMRRANAADGSPHMPRTMPPGMSYRIEEIPMESRMFYEPIQKGTGLTLALNENHTFYKKIISRLEQELPNHDLRRCIEMLLVAAARSEVILGGQRERETMKRFRQSWSDSLVAFLT
- a CDS encoding DUF4338 domain-containing protein, whose protein sequence is MTLLAVKSDVLEFDRESLPAEIDEFFVQTAAALRRAEDPASRAASIFRLRTSINGHHKPASVKALRSILFRHVLLDLLNQGWSVALSRKRVCLKPGDTSNEDPKQAKERIRQQHLQERDAQLREPSVRDFIKQMERRRLTSQGWHSIFSVMRDGEELAQKLQAATSKTDPAEREEALASCVDPYLQYVEPKEICTETGLRLGDIWRYFRHTWTNSYRSVPGRSMALLIRDRAAANHPVIGIAALGSSVVQQSVRDAWIGWDAAGIVETFCSAPTKATVRWFCERVDTQIQALYKKDLLRDKLITSAQVRKPTEIDIERLLHESDAAIKRHRLYPDKETLKLSAENAPWKKVTATDLYRSKRCKQLAILLSIRKTILDVGLEALPLRELRSVMQTAKMRRAVTQLFRQIKAERVGICMMDITVCGAIAPYNAILGGKLVCLMLCSPELVSIYQKRYSKQVSVIASAMAGAKVVRSPKLSLLCTTSLYGGGSSQYNRLKVPAGSFGNLPAQDISYIELGMSEGFGSYHFSKETIRSADALLGRLEHGRKVNSIFGEGVNPLMRKMREALTEVGLPSEMLLKHGNRRIVYGVPLASNFSDVLMGLSDRPKYTLPLKNATQETANLGQFWRTRWLSNRIMREGILEEVAQHKLSFPVHHGAMVQIPDEESPEEGDFSLRLNS
- a CDS encoding MGMT family protein, which produces MSRRLAPEGVKRNITKRGYARDEERDDAFRQIIRSIPRGRVSTYARVAEAAGYPLFHRAVARLLRKDTLTSLPWQRIVGSGGEIRLKGEFAEEQRLRLRMEGVQFHGERVNMGIYQHELRRWEVLD
- the mobF gene encoding MobF family relaxase; amino-acid sequence: MLDISKPLNATQAQTYHKLDYTSPTQSYYAQGDQVIGEWQGKLAESMGVSGEVSALEFSRLTEGKHPVTGEQMVRHRIATEYKNPDGSTTKAVAHRAGWDAMFAPTKSVSLTALVGGDDRIREAHRAAVTAALDELEKYTHARLGGNKPAEQTGRFLAAKFEHDTARPVDGYAAPQLHTHAVIFNVTQRTGGTTRALQEQPFFESQNFVTAVYQSELMYRLRGLGYEIEPGESGAPEIKSYSADYLKASSLRREKIKEEMEKRGVSGPEAAEIAARSTREKKQAMSPAEVLAAHREIAAEYGNQPQRIVAEARERAQVQSHTPDRTAHAREAVTYARSSLYEREAVLDERLLLRDALRRGMGNTTYPQVRAEFEARRQRGDFLSVESHKHASSPRFTTSETIAAERANIEYVRGAKNTVQPIMSAEDAQRQAQSHTFLNDSQKRVIEEVLNSPDRIHGLQGRAGSGKTSVLFSIREGAEKSGFIVEGFAPTSRAAAQLREAGIDASTLQSFLARKMDLSREQQSGHLYMLDESSLASTKQMRDFLQKLQPQDRVLVIGDTAQHQGVDAGRPFQQMQEAGMRTAQLDRIMRQKDPSLLKAVEHLAKAETQQGIALLQEQGRITELLARSDRIAAIAKDYAASPENTLVVSPDNKSRQEINEAIRAELLQTGKLKDDGRMFRTLSHRSDMTGADRTWAARYSIGDVVQYNTGSKELGIERGSFTTVKAVDAKANLLTVKRADGEVVAYDPRRLRGVNVFREQERAFATGDRIQFTAPLKELSVANRDLATIERIEDRRMTVRIDGKDKRTLTFDTETVRQYDHGYAVTSHSSQGLTSERVLAHFDTGGPRGLVNTRLAYVAISRASHDAHIYTNDAARLGNRLATDISKTAAVDLAQPPKKSEVERAVSAFRENDPATATTILQQDGRVHEYASAEHRLAAVALAYASQQDRALVVAPDAGERKELTQLIRDELRQQGRLSAESHQLPVWVEQRFGNPRLAANYAAGDQIHYKVGSAELGIADNSTVTVLTVDAKTNRLTVASLDGSEVSYNPALVRGLTSQAHVFREEMRDVSEGERIRFTATAQEIGIRKGDFATIERIGEDRSLMVRSDQGKSAALSQAQTRHIEYGYATEDLPRSMHRVLVTGDSNVLSQHQRQFALLTLQTNDLAIFISRGREISLDRNALGKDLDPSSLGAGVTPTEQKMPSIEIEGFGIGR
- a CDS encoding type IV secretion system DNA-binding domain-containing protein; translated protein: MATQWGRKETIIWPPHVPLMSYCAVAGAFLLTLFFAWERYAFQLPPLQKAYMTDYARAGVGSAFHAHQSYRLLYLGGSKAKPRLAMPIDFAEGEMTLPKGKRMPFALSELAYAQGYRFPFRGPAERLADASMYRWQHDVVYGGASPWRIFSVSMIEGGLCLAVLLALAVPKDIRRFKEMKYGRVLRGPRMLDPTEFNKAQKGDGLGFKTTESGRMMRIPLHKEAQHLQLMGDTGVGKTQLIMQCLRQIRGRGDSAIVYDPACEYIQRFYDAQRGDIVLNPLDARCPYWGPAQELESEDEAYAIATSLYAPKTDKIDEFFHETPAQIFAHLLKRGPTPHQLAAWMSSDTELMKMVEGTEMAFYIDRKAGPQRAGVLSSLGLVAKSFRMLPERDEKRAVWNARTWSKTRRGWIFITSRPPERDTLRPLHSLWIDLLVMRLLTTPQPGQKPVWFVIDELASLQRLPQLHTAITENRKSKNPLILGFQGKAQLEVIYGHLAEVMLSQPATKIFMKTAEPKAAEWISEAIGKVEIERLKETKFDGTRSGHNFTVERQIEPLVMGSEISGLDDRHAYLKLGNSVARFAFDYMDLPTPTPGFLPRKTAGGLRFNPDTLEQNVPAPTPEQESQEKEDTPPATESDGPHDKERAPIAWPTPAAVQQAEELTPSPSEDEELEEEQAVGPALIRET